The following are encoded in a window of Sorex araneus isolate mSorAra2 chromosome 11, mSorAra2.pri, whole genome shotgun sequence genomic DNA:
- the FANK1 gene encoding fibronectin type 3 and ankyrin repeat domains protein 1 translates to MEPQMQTSAGPLGGQGCSQAPLASESSADTAEISPPSRPHPPVVGKVTHHSIELYWGLDEKARRQGPQDQWLRYSIEEEDPKTHTYGIIYTGYSTKHVVEGLEPRTVYRFRLRVTSPSGQCEYSPVVSVSTTREPISSEHFHRAVSVNDEDLLVRMLQGGNIQVDVPNKFGFTALMVAAQKGYTSLVKILLSNGTDVNIKNGSGKDSLMLACYSGHLDVVKCLRKSGASWEARDLGGCTALHWAADGGHCHVIEWMLSDGCEVDSTDTGSGWTPLMRVSAVSGNQKVASLLIEAGADVNMKDKDGKTPLMVAVLNNHEELVQLLLDKGADASVKNEFGKGVLDMARVFDRQNVVSLLEERRKQLPKKPPLCRPGKPGSAEA, encoded by the exons AAATCTCACCACCCTCGAGGCCTCATCCACCCGTTGTGGGCAAAGTGACCCACCACAGCATCGAGCTGTACTGGGGCCTGGACGAGAAGGCCAGGCGGCAGGGACCCCAGGACCAGTGGCTCCGGTACTCCATCGAAGAAGAAGACCCCAAAACGCACACTTACGGTATCATCTATAC GGGCTACTCGACGAAGCACGTGGTGGAGGGCCTGGAGCCGCGCACGGTGTACAGGTTCCGGCTGCGAGTGACCAGCCCCTCGGGGCAGTGCGAGTACAGCCCCGTGGTCTCCGTGTCCACCACCA GAGAGCCCATCAGCAGCGAGCACTTCCACCGCGCCGTCAGTGTGAACGATGAGGACTTGCTGGTCCGGATGCTCCAAGGAGG CAACATCCAGGTCGACGTGCCCAATAAGTTTGGCTTCACGGCTCTCATGGTTGCCGCGCAGAAAGGTTACACCAG CCTCGTGAAGATCCTGCTTTCGAATGGAACAGACGTGAACATAAAGAACGGAAGCGGTAAGGACAG CCTGATGCTCGCCTGCTACTCGGGCCACCTGGACGTGGTGAAGTGCCTGCGGAAAAGCGGGGCCTCCTGGGAGGCCCGGGACCTCGGGGGCTGCACCGCGCTGCACTGGGCGGCCGACGGCGGCCACTGCCACGTCATCGAGTGGATGCTCAGCGACGGCTGCGAG GTGGACAGCACGGACACGGGGTCGGGCTGGACGCCGCTCATGCGGGTCTCGGCCGTGTCGGGGAACCAGAAGGTGGCCTCCCTGCTCATCGAGGCCGGGGCCGACGTGAACATGAAGGACAAAGACGGGAAGACGCCCCTGATG GTGGCCGTCCTGAACAACCACGAGGAGCTCGTCCAGCTGCTGCTCGACAAAGGGGCAGACGCGAGCGTCAAAAACGAG TTTGGCAAAGGTGTCCTGGACATGGCCAGAGTGTTCGACAGACAG AACGTCGTGTCGCTgctggaggagaggaggaagcagcTGCCCAAGAAGCCGCCCCTCTGCCGCCCCGGGAAGCCGGGCTCCGCCGAGGCCTAG